One genomic window of Malaciobacter molluscorum LMG 25693 includes the following:
- a CDS encoding type VI secretion system Vgr family protein produces the protein MSSKIENITKQLRSQINQNIKARIRLINYRSDLPDILNESLSVYKLNGISKVNSPYEFEVVFVSEEFIEIEDIVDTDVELIIQDEINPIDKKSIYGKIYEASEDSVVAKKYLYKIKIVSPLYYLGLNNRYEIYHEKKVSTIFSEIINKYNQLLNINVDVKIDIKNEVTREYTTQYNQSDLEFLTMLCEEEGYSFIVEYSSNNPYNIVLCKLTEHAIINSYSSVSQFNHSKRFTATNIIEDYYDYSNPSLEYKIQTGAAITSSIKDNQSTSQLRVDIKRNNLRDKLNVLDESLYKDLDKYNKIEAKREYVKSNLIKGTSQELVINDSLNIELEDERAKKVFDVIILEVKYNGIFPNALDEYIQNVNEKKKHELQYEVEFTSIPKDIDYVPAYTIIKPKINSVQTAIVASSNSNTKEDANTIDVDEQGRIKVLFHFEENKTISCYLRYSNFFAGNNYGAQFLPRVNSEVIVSFVNGDVDKPIIIGSLYNGENKVPYNLPKDKTKSYIKTNSMPQYEHKQGYNEILFEDKQGEELLSFRAQKDLKTHVLNDEYKHIENNSKLLVENDKEETIQKDSIITVGEEERKSIKANKILTVEKESITTIKNDCEEHYKQNLETLIKQDEKTYLERDVELRIKNILHKYIQKDVSDKFLQNLFVKIGKELRVDIEDGFHLNTNDLKVQASDNCLFDGANGISFKCGSNILTVDASGIHFNTPNFVDNSANGGVSVEDVIRDEDIMNVRLNDLNNNYLTKTIDKDVVLKADTTLSDGRNIKVSLIILDKEGKELARQTKNTTIKNKRISEYFDKEEIMKEHNLSYEDIYEIEGEVEW, from the coding sequence ATGTCTAGCAAGATAGAAAATATTACTAAACAACTGCGATCACAAATCAACCAAAACATAAAAGCAAGAATAAGACTAATAAACTATAGAAGTGACTTGCCAGATATACTAAATGAGAGTTTGAGTGTATATAAACTAAATGGTATTAGTAAAGTAAATAGTCCATATGAATTTGAAGTAGTATTTGTAAGTGAAGAGTTTATAGAAATAGAAGATATAGTAGATACAGATGTAGAACTAATAATACAAGATGAAATAAACCCAATAGATAAAAAAAGTATCTATGGAAAGATTTATGAAGCAAGTGAAGATAGTGTAGTAGCAAAAAAATACCTTTATAAAATAAAAATAGTATCTCCTTTGTATTATCTTGGATTAAATAATAGATATGAGATATATCATGAAAAAAAAGTAAGTACAATATTTAGTGAAATAATAAATAAATATAACCAACTGTTAAATATAAATGTAGATGTAAAAATAGATATAAAAAATGAAGTAACAAGAGAATATACAACCCAATATAATCAAAGTGATTTAGAATTTCTAACAATGCTATGTGAAGAAGAAGGTTATAGCTTTATAGTAGAATACTCATCAAATAATCCATATAATATAGTGCTTTGTAAACTAACAGAACATGCAATAATAAATAGCTATAGTAGTGTAAGCCAATTTAATCATAGTAAAAGATTCACAGCAACTAATATAATAGAAGATTATTATGATTACTCAAATCCAAGCTTGGAATATAAGATACAAACAGGAGCAGCAATAACTTCAAGTATTAAAGATAATCAATCAACAAGTCAATTAAGAGTAGATATAAAAAGGAATAACCTAAGAGATAAACTAAATGTTCTTGATGAGAGTCTTTATAAAGATTTGGATAAATATAATAAAATAGAAGCAAAAAGAGAATATGTAAAATCAAACTTGATAAAAGGAACTAGCCAAGAATTAGTAATAAATGATAGTTTGAATATAGAATTAGAAGATGAAAGAGCAAAAAAAGTATTTGATGTAATTATCCTTGAAGTAAAATATAATGGGATCTTTCCAAATGCATTGGATGAATATATACAAAATGTAAATGAAAAGAAAAAACATGAACTGCAATATGAAGTAGAATTTACTTCAATTCCAAAAGATATAGATTATGTTCCAGCATATACAATAATAAAACCAAAAATAAACTCAGTACAAACAGCAATAGTAGCAAGTAGTAATAGTAATACAAAAGAAGATGCGAATACAATAGATGTAGATGAACAAGGAAGAATAAAAGTATTGTTTCACTTTGAAGAGAATAAAACAATATCTTGTTATTTAAGATACTCAAACTTCTTTGCAGGTAATAATTATGGAGCACAATTTCTACCAAGAGTAAATAGTGAAGTAATAGTAAGTTTTGTAAATGGAGATGTAGATAAACCAATAATAATAGGAAGCTTGTATAATGGAGAGAATAAAGTACCATATAACCTTCCAAAAGATAAAACAAAGAGTTATATCAAAACAAACTCAATGCCACAATATGAACATAAACAAGGGTATAATGAGATACTGTTTGAAGATAAACAAGGTGAAGAGTTACTATCATTTAGAGCACAAAAAGATTTAAAAACCCATGTGTTAAATGATGAATATAAACATATAGAGAATAACTCAAAACTATTAGTAGAAAATGATAAAGAAGAGACAATTCAAAAAGACTCAATCATAACAGTAGGAGAAGAGGAAAGAAAGAGTATAAAAGCAAACAAGATTTTAACTGTTGAGAAAGAATCTATTACTACTATTAAAAATGATTGTGAAGAACACTATAAACAAAACTTAGAAACACTAATAAAACAAGATGAAAAGACATATTTAGAAAGAGATGTAGAACTTAGAATCAAAAATATCTTGCATAAATATATTCAAAAAGATGTATCTGATAAATTCTTACAAAATCTATTTGTAAAAATAGGAAAAGAACTAAGAGTTGATATAGAAGATGGATTTCATCTAAATACAAATGATTTAAAAGTGCAAGCTTCAGATAATTGCTTATTTGATGGAGCAAATGGTATAAGCTTTAAATGTGGAAGTAATATCCTAACAGTAGATGCAAGTGGTATTCACTTTAATACTCCAAACTTTGTAGATAATAGTGCTAATGGTGGAGTAAGTGTTGAGGATGTAATAAGGGATGAAGACATAATGAACGTAAGATTAAATGACTTAAATAACAATTATCTTACAAAAACAATTGATAAAGATGTAGTATTAAAAGCAGACACTACATTATCAGATGGAAGAAATATAAAAGTATCATTAATTATCTTAGATAAAGAAGGAAAAGAACTTGCAAGGCAAACAAAAAATACAACTATAAAAAACAAACGCATTTCTGAATATTTTGATAAAGAAGAAATTATGAAAGAACACAACCTTTCATATGAGGATATTTATGAAATTGAAGGAGAAGTAGAATGGTAA
- a CDS encoding LysM peptidoglycan-binding domain-containing protein, with product MITKKLDDKIKLTAKTVNVQIGQEVKVILKLFDKNKKVLAQKEYEEKVQENTKVEKKFTILSLANELNIDSSKVKYVSGWIDADNDGEITREYEKEVWMEVIEEKITALYFSYNQPSKPTVHEVKEGENLSLIAQKYNTTVEELVSVNKLANANIIYPKQSILIHNINQEEVNSIKLNNTFIPLGTKVNVIAHGTKGSKAKIKILANNSNFNFLKEEQEISEFDVTFDENGQSITPITLRPKNINDYKSLINKFMPKLGQDIKEEKLILKGEIKKDNYQSSLEVDDMNTIGLSHYQTYIKSAYITNASTGKIEAKLTAKKQGNDIIFQDIEGQNVASTPQDKVANALGNINNGLGGLVKGMEHKKGSFALTNSKGIHIKHYESGWSGNQYVKTYSMSKWANGLSKGTFVISLVIGYIQIDSAIDKDMIELKKRGIKTSTFIDEFGQHTEQQIGSTALGFTGGVILGLVSLPASSSMIVTVGTFILISTFVGWTLSKIGEKSVELFQNIKGNTIINNYPLKEEN from the coding sequence ATGATAACTAAGAAACTAGATGATAAGATAAAACTAACAGCAAAAACAGTAAATGTACAAATAGGACAAGAAGTAAAAGTAATTTTAAAACTTTTTGATAAAAATAAAAAAGTATTAGCACAAAAAGAGTATGAAGAGAAAGTACAAGAGAATACAAAAGTAGAGAAAAAATTTACAATCTTAAGCTTAGCAAATGAATTAAATATAGACTCTTCAAAAGTTAAATATGTTTCAGGATGGATTGATGCAGATAATGATGGAGAGATAACAAGAGAGTATGAAAAAGAAGTTTGGATGGAAGTAATTGAGGAGAAAATAACAGCTCTTTATTTTTCTTATAATCAACCTTCTAAGCCAACTGTTCATGAAGTAAAAGAAGGTGAGAATCTTTCTTTAATTGCCCAAAAATATAATACAACCGTAGAAGAACTAGTATCAGTAAATAAACTTGCAAATGCAAATATTATATATCCAAAACAATCTATACTTATTCATAATATAAATCAAGAAGAGGTAAATAGTATTAAACTTAATAATACATTTATTCCTTTAGGAACTAAAGTAAATGTTATAGCACATGGAACCAAAGGTTCAAAAGCTAAAATAAAAATTCTAGCAAATAATTCAAACTTTAACTTTTTAAAAGAAGAACAAGAGATAAGTGAATTTGATGTAACATTTGATGAAAATGGTCAATCAATAACACCAATAACTTTACGTCCTAAAAATATAAATGATTATAAAAGTCTTATAAATAAATTTATGCCAAAATTAGGTCAAGATATAAAAGAAGAAAAACTTATTTTAAAAGGTGAAATAAAAAAAGATAATTATCAATCTTCACTAGAAGTTGATGATATGAATACTATTGGATTATCTCACTATCAAACATATATAAAAAGTGCATATATTACAAATGCTTCAACAGGTAAAATAGAAGCAAAACTTACAGCAAAAAAGCAAGGTAATGATATAATCTTTCAAGACATAGAAGGACAAAATGTAGCAAGTACTCCACAAGATAAAGTAGCAAATGCACTTGGTAATATAAATAATGGCTTAGGTGGATTAGTAAAAGGTATGGAACATAAAAAAGGAAGCTTTGCATTAACAAATTCAAAAGGCATACATATCAAGCATTATGAAAGTGGATGGAGTGGAAATCAATATGTAAAAACATATAGTATGTCTAAATGGGCTAATGGACTTAGTAAGGGTACTTTTGTTATAAGTCTTGTTATTGGATATATCCAAATAGATTCAGCAATTGATAAAGATATGATAGAACTAAAGAAAAGAGGCATCAAAACATCAACTTTTATTGATGAATTTGGACAACATACAGAACAACAAATAGGAAGTACTGCTTTGGGATTTACAGGTGGGGTAATTCTTGGTCTAGTATCTCTACCCGCTAGCAGCAGCATGATAGTCACAGTTGGCACATTTATACTTATTAGTACATTTGTAGGTTGGACTCTTTCAAAAATAGGCGAAAAAAGTGTTGAATTATTTCAAAATATAAAAGGAAATACCATAATAAATAATTATCCACTAAAGGAAGAAAATTGA
- a CDS encoding epoxyqueuosine reductase QueH — MLVHICCSVDSHYFLERIQEEYPNEELVGYFYDPNIHPYSEYRLRYLDVEYSCKKLGIKLIEGAYNLEEWLKKVKGMEHLPEKGDRCTVCYDDRLETSVKKAIELGHDKFTTTLLISPKKSQEKLEKIGAKLQEQTGLEFIFRDYRAGNGTQIQGEVVKQHSLYRQNYCGCLFGLTPQREAQKKVMDEMFNPISNQILPESIEQRLELYNKRNELEDKNEQYKIIKQRFLNYRLFNGKVDINKKTVPSYFLFYSTINRTKTNGRVEYVKDGICYLNREEMKVLDINTFNQIAQTSYKNVKELMYNPPIIKEELKIRDKIVNNPYDLSAVIIIDEIIEGKFDIELNTITYDDVKEEII, encoded by the coding sequence TTGTTAGTTCATATTTGTTGTTCAGTAGATAGCCACTACTTTTTAGAAAGAATCCAAGAAGAGTATCCAAATGAAGAGCTTGTTGGATATTTTTATGATCCAAATATTCATCCATATAGTGAATATAGATTAAGATATCTAGATGTAGAGTATTCATGTAAAAAGTTAGGGATTAAACTAATAGAAGGTGCTTACAATTTAGAAGAATGGCTAAAAAAAGTAAAAGGTATGGAGCATCTTCCTGAAAAAGGTGATAGATGTACAGTTTGTTATGATGATAGATTAGAAACTAGTGTAAAAAAAGCAATAGAATTAGGTCATGACAAGTTTACAACTACTCTTTTAATTTCTCCAAAAAAATCCCAAGAAAAACTTGAAAAAATTGGAGCAAAACTACAAGAACAAACAGGATTAGAGTTTATATTTAGAGATTATAGAGCTGGAAATGGTACCCAAATACAAGGAGAAGTTGTAAAACAACATTCACTTTATAGACAAAATTATTGTGGTTGTCTATTTGGTCTAACTCCACAAAGAGAAGCACAAAAAAAAGTAATGGATGAGATGTTTAATCCTATTTCAAATCAAATCCTTCCAGAATCAATTGAACAAAGACTTGAACTTTACAATAAAAGAAATGAGCTTGAAGATAAAAATGAACAATACAAAATAATCAAACAAAGATTTCTAAATTATCGTTTATTTAATGGAAAAGTTGATATAAATAAAAAAACAGTTCCATCATATTTTCTTTTTTATTCTACAATAAATAGAACAAAAACAAATGGAAGAGTTGAGTACGTTAAAGATGGTATTTGTTATTTAAATAGAGAAGAGATGAAAGTATTAGATATAAATACTTTTAATCAAATAGCACAAACTTCATATAAAAATGTAAAAGAGCTTATGTATAATCCTCCTATTATAAAAGAGGAACTAAAGATAAGAGATAAAATAGTAAATAATCCATATGATTTAAGTGCTGTAATTATTATTGATGAGATAATAGAAGGCAAATTTGATATAGAACTAAACACTATAACTTATGATGATGTAAAGGAAGAGATTATATGA
- the lpxB gene encoding lipid-A-disaccharide synthase, which translates to MKILVSALETSSNIHLKELKKHLDDDIELVGVFDKELGNPLYDLTALAIMGFVDALKKLRFFFKLRDELVELAKDCDKVLLMDSSGFNLPLAKKLKQTYPNKEIIYYILPQAWAWKKKRVKKLQEYCTKLCSIIPFEQELYSKKDMISYVGHPLLDEITEFKHEYKQTNKIVFMPGSRKTEITKHMPIFRQIAKDLPNKQHILIIPSKFDEMYVKKTYGDTSDFIISNDAHQSLIDAEFGFICSGTATLEASLIGTPFVMSYVAKKLDYFIGKMFVKLPYIGLANIFFDKMGKNAIHKEFFQEDVTTKNLLAEYKNMDKKQFLNNSKVLRDYLQNGSSKNVAQIIQN; encoded by the coding sequence ATGAAAATTTTAGTAAGTGCATTGGAAACTTCATCAAATATTCATCTAAAAGAGCTAAAAAAACATCTTGATGATGATATTGAACTTGTAGGAGTTTTTGATAAAGAATTAGGAAATCCACTTTATGATTTAACAGCTTTAGCCATTATGGGATTTGTAGATGCACTAAAAAAACTAAGATTCTTTTTTAAATTAAGAGATGAGTTAGTAGAACTTGCAAAGGATTGTGACAAAGTTTTACTAATGGATAGCTCAGGATTTAATCTACCTTTAGCAAAAAAACTTAAACAAACTTATCCAAATAAAGAGATTATTTACTATATACTTCCTCAAGCTTGGGCATGGAAGAAAAAAAGAGTTAAAAAACTTCAAGAATACTGCACAAAACTTTGTTCTATTATTCCTTTTGAGCAAGAGTTATACTCAAAAAAAGATATGATAAGTTATGTAGGTCACCCTCTTTTAGATGAAATAACTGAATTTAAACATGAATACAAACAAACAAATAAAATAGTTTTTATGCCAGGAAGTAGAAAAACAGAAATAACAAAGCACATGCCTATTTTTAGACAAATTGCAAAAGATCTTCCAAATAAACAACATATTTTAATTATTCCTTCAAAATTTGATGAAATGTATGTAAAAAAAACCTATGGGGATACAAGTGATTTTATTATTTCAAATGATGCACACCAAAGTTTAATTGATGCAGAATTTGGATTTATTTGTTCAGGAACTGCAACTTTAGAAGCAAGTTTAATTGGAACACCATTTGTTATGTCCTATGTTGCCAAAAAACTTGATTACTTTATTGGAAAAATGTTTGTAAAACTTCCATATATTGGTCTTGCAAATATATTTTTTGACAAAATGGGGAAAAATGCTATTCATAAAGAGTTCTTCCAAGAAGATGTTACAACTAAAAATCTTTTGGCAGAATATAAAAATATGGACAAAAAGCAATTTTTAAATAATTCAAAAGTATTAAGAGATTATTTGCAAAATGGTAGTTCAAAAAATGTTGCTCAAATAATACAAAACTAA
- the fabZ gene encoding 3-hydroxyacyl-ACP dehydratase FabZ, protein MLDVMEIQEILPHRYPFLLVDRITEMQAGKSITGFKNISISEPAFMGHFPGHPIYPGVMILEGMAQAGGVLALKSNDLSTEELHNKVIYFMSIDKAKFRNPVKPGDKLEYRIEVLKLRGNLIVLDGKAYVDDKLVAEAELKAMVVDK, encoded by the coding sequence ATGTTAGACGTTATGGAAATTCAAGAGATTTTACCTCATAGATACCCATTTTTATTAGTTGATAGAATCACAGAAATGCAAGCAGGCAAAAGTATCACAGGATTTAAAAATATTTCTATAAGTGAACCTGCATTTATGGGGCACTTTCCAGGACACCCAATTTACCCTGGAGTAATGATTCTTGAAGGGATGGCTCAAGCTGGTGGAGTATTAGCATTAAAAAGTAATGACCTTTCAACAGAAGAGTTACATAATAAAGTTATCTATTTTATGAGTATAGACAAAGCAAAATTTAGAAACCCTGTTAAACCAGGTGATAAGTTAGAATATAGAATTGAAGTTTTAAAATTAAGAGGAAACTTAATTGTACTTGATGGGAAAGCTTATGTAGATGATAAGTTAGTTGCAGAAGCTGAATTAAAAGCAATGGTTGTAGATAAATAA